Within the Vagococcus carniphilus genome, the region AAAGAACTCTTACTAAATATCTTTGCTTTGATCAGCTTATTTATCTACTATTTCTAATAATTTTTTTAACAGGAGGCTTTCTCAATGAATGATCCAAGTCGTGATCCAAAAAAAGAATATATTTACCGTGTCGTTTCTTTAGGTATCGGTATTCTTATCGGTATTTTTCTTTTAAAATATCTCTAACAAGAAAGGTTGGCAATTACTTGCTAACCTTTTTTTCTTTACCTTAACACAGTGTCATAGTTTATAATTAAAGTAACAAAGGAGGCGCTCTAAATGAAAATTAACCACTTTTCAAAATTGTCTAATACAAGTGTTCGAATGCTTCGTCACTATGAAAAAGTCGGCCTTTTGAAAATTTCACGTTCTTTAGAAAATAATAACTACCGAGATTATTCAGCTAAAGATTTACAACGAGTCGCTCAAATAAAAACATTACAAGAATTAGGCTTTTCTTTAAGTATTATCAAAGAAATTCTAGAAAAAGAAAACATTTCCGATTTAGATCCCTATTTTTCAATGCAAAAAGAATACCTTGAAGAACAACTTAAAAAAACGGAACATCAACAAGCTCTTCTACATACATTGTCAGATATTTTAGTAGATGACCAGCGTTACTTAGACTATCACGTTACCCTAAAAGAATTACCTGAAAGACAAGTCATGAGTTTAAGAAAAACAATTCCTAGTTATGAACAGGAACAAATGCTTTGGAACGAACTCTATCAAGAATTTTTGGAGCAAAATGTTCAATTTTCAACACCACCTCTTGGTCTTTCCATTTATCACAATGAAGCTTACGAAGAAGATAAAATAGACCTTGAAATTCAAAGTAGCATTGTTGGAAATTACACGGATACAGAAGCTGTCCATTTTAAAACAGCACCAAAACAAACGATTGTTTCAACAACTTTTCATGGTGATTTTAATCAAATGCCGATTGTCATGGAAGCATTAGGACAATGGATTGAAGCTAATGACTTGGTTATTTCTGGACCGATGATTAATATTTTTCATGTTTCTTACGCTCAAGATAAAAATCCAGATAACTGGATTACTGAAAGTTGCTTAGTGGTTTCAACAAAGGAGGAAATAAACAATGGCTAGACCCAAAAATAAAGAAGAATTACTTCAACAAGCTACTGAAAATTTCGATAAGTTAATGACTCTTTTCAACAATTTATCAGATGAAGAAAAAAGAGGAACTTTTCCTTTTGAGACACGGGATAAAAATTGCCGAGACACTTTTGCTCATCTCTATGAATGGCATCAATTATTTATTAATTGGGAAAGAGAAAATAGTAACGGACAGGCAAAACCATTCTTACCTGCACCTTACAATTGGAAAAATTATCCTGATATGAATATAAAGTTCTGGGAGAAACATCAAACAACTTCTCTTGAAACTGCTGTTACCCAGTTAGAAAAAAGTCATCAAGATTGCCTTCAAATTATTGAAACTTATACTGATGAAGAACTTTTTACTAAAAAATACTATAACTGGACTGGTTCCACTAGTTTAGGAAGTTATGCTGTATCAGCCACTTCATCTCATTATGATTGGGCTTTAAAAACGATAAGAAAATACAAAAAGAGTTTGAAATAGCGATTATATTAGCTTTTTAAGGCATGATACAATAAGTATCATGCCTTTTTACGTTATTCTACAGATAATAGCTAGGCTTACTACTAATAAAAGAAGATAATAAGTTAAGAGGTGATGTGAGATGAACATTGGAGAAAAAATAAAAGAAGAACGACTTAAAAGAGAGTGGACTCAAGAATATTTAAGCACTCTACTTAATGTCTCGAGACCAACTGTTTCTAGTTGGGAAGTTGGACGAAATTATCCTGATTTAGAAACAATTATCTTAATTAGCGACTTACTTGAAATTCCTCTTGATAACTTGCTAAGAGAAGACACTGAAATCGTAAAAGACGTTACAAAAGAAATGAAGCGAAATAAATACTACCGTTTAATTTTAAAAATAAGTGCCGCTATTGTGTTAGTTTTTTTACTATTCAATTTAGTCTTAAAAGTGAATCAACAAAGATACCTAAGTAATTTAAAAGAACTGGGTTGGCAAATTTTACAGATAGACAAAATAAATCAAACTACTGACAAACAATTTGAGCTTATAGAAGGTGACACTGATTATTATGTCAATTTAGCTTCACCACGCATTGGCTTAAAAATGATAACAAGAAAAGACAATCTAGTAATAGAAGTCAAAAATGAATCACATATAGAGTTAATTATCTCAAAAGATAACGATCCAACTGCTAATGAAAATATCAATGTTAAAGTTAGGAAAAATTTGATTCTTTCTGATAAACCTTTTGATAATTTTCAACTAACAAGTGAGCAGACAAACGACTCTGTTTTAGACTATATTTCTAAAAATAAAAAAGAATATCAAGAGATGATTGATAACACCTTATTAAAACTAAACGAAATTAAAAAGTCTTAGATTGCTAAGACTTTTTTTGGTCTAAAAGAATGGATTTCCGTATTTTTCACAATAGTTATAAAAACCATATTGATTCATATACATTGTTTTTTCAATTGCTTCAGTGCTGTCAAATTCAATAGCTTCTAAAATTAGTTTTGTAAATTCATTAGGTGCAGTTCCGTTAGCAGTCACTAATTGTTGATCTCTGACAGCTTGCTGCTCCATAAAGTTAGCGCCATTTGTGTAATTCTCAAATGATTCCCATAAATAAAGAGAATTTCCTGTGTGCTTGTGATCATTTAAAAGGCCATTTCTAGCCAAATAATCAACAGCACCACATATTGCACCAACTGTTACTTCTCCTTCTAAATAGTTCTTAACTAAAGTAAATAGCGCTTTATTTTCAATCCCCCATGAGTTCCCACCGACCATAATAAACAAGTCAATTTGCTTTGGTAATTCGTCCATTAAAAAATCTATTTTAGTTGTAAATCCACCAATAGAGGTTACTTCTCTTTGAATGGAAGCTGTCTTCACTATCCAGTCTTCTTTTTTGTTTAACGTACTCGAAAGATAGGCACCTTCCCAATCGGCATAATCATCTAATAAGAAAAAAATAGCAGTCTTCATTATCAATCTCCTCTAATCATTATTTACTTAATTATAAAAGATATTTTTAACTCTTTCAAGAACACACGTTCCTGTTTTTAATCAAATTATAATCAAAAAAACTACTTATCATTTTCGATAAGTAGTTTTTCATATTATTCTTTAATTAATGTTTCAAGTCCAACAATCATCATTTCATCAAATGTTGATTGACGTTCTTCTGATGTTGTTTCTTCGCCTGTAATCATGTGATCACTCACTGTCATTAAAGCAAGAGCTTGAACACCATATTTAGAAGCTAAGTAGTATAAAACAGCTGCTTCCATTTCAACACCTAAGACACCATGTTTACCTAATTTGAAGGTATCTGATAAATCATCTTTATAGAAGCTATCATCTGATAAGACGTTACCAACGTGAATGTTAAAGCCTTTTTCTTTAGCAACATCATAAGCTGTTGAAAGTAAATCATAATCAGCAATTGGAGCAAATGTGTGATTTGGGAAATCAGCTTTCATAAAAGCTGAATTAGTAACAGCTGCTTGAGCTAATACTAAATCACGTACATGAACGTCTTCATTTAAAGCGCCACATGTTCCTACTCGCATTAATTTTTTAACATCATACTCACGAATTAATTCATTTGTATAAATAGAAGCTGATGGAATTCCCATACCTGTTCCTTGAACAGATACTTTATGTCCTTTGTAAGTTCCTGTATAGCCAAGCATACCACGAACTTCATTGTAACAAACAGGATTTTCTAAGAATTTTTCTGCAATATATTTTGCTCTTAAAGGGTCACCTGGTAATAAAATTTTGTCTGCGATATCGCCTTTTTTAGCACCAATATGTACACTCATGTTATCGCTCCTTAAATTCTTTCTAATGTACGTTTCACTAACTCTTTAAAGTCAGCTTTCACGCGTTCAGTTGTTTCTACTACTTCTTCATGGTTTAAGTTAGCTTGCATACCAGCAGCTAAGTTAGTTACACAAGTAATACCTAAAACACGCATTGACATGTGGTTAGCAACGATTACTTCAGGAACAGTTGACATACCAACTGCATCTGCACCTAACATACGAGACATTCTAACTTCTGCAGGTGTTTCGTAAGTAGGACCTGAGAATCCCATGTAAACTCCTTTTTGTAGAGTTACTTTTAATTCATCAGCCACTTCTTTAGCCACTTTACCATAAGCTTTGTCATATGCTTCTGACATGTCTGGGAAACGTGGTCCTAAGTCGTCTTCGTTTAATCCCATTAATGGATTATCACCAGTGTAGTTGATTTGGTCAGTAATTAACATTAAATCTCCTGGTGAGAATGATGTATTAACACCACCAGCTGCATTTGTTACAACTAATGAATCAGCTCCTAAAGCTTTCATTACACGTACTGGGAAAGTAACAGTTTGCATTGAATGACCTTCATAATAATGGAAACGTCCTTGCATTGCTAATACTTTTTTACCAGATAATGTTCCGTAAACTAATTGACCCGCATGTCCTACAACAGTAGAAACTGGGAAGTTAGGGATTTCGCCATAAGGAATCACAACTTTATCTGTAATTTCATCAGCTAATTCGCCAAGTCCAGAACCTAGGATTAAACCAAAATCAATGGCACCTACTCCTTTACCTTGAATATATTTAGCTGTTTCAGTTAATTTTTCGCTTAATGTCATTGTTTATAACTCCTTATTTTAATTGATCTAAGAAACTTTTTCCGTTTTCTGTTGCTGGAACACCAAAGTTTTCAGCGATAGTTGCTGAAATATCTGAATAGAAGCCTTGGTTCAATTTACCATGTCCAGTCATTTTTTTACTGTAAGCTAGTAATGGCACATATTCTCTTGTGTGGTCTGTTCCTGGGAATGTTGGATCGTTACCATGGTCAGCTGTGATTAATAGTAAATCATCTTCTGCCATTGCGTCATAGATTTCTGGTAAGCGTGCATCAAAATCATCTAATGCTTTTCCGTAACCTACTACATCACGACGATGACCAAACAACGCATCAAAGTCTACTAAGTTAGTAAAACTTAAACCAGTAAAGTCTTTTTTCATCACGTTTAATAATTGATCCACGCCATCCATGTTAGATTTAGTTCTAACCGCATCAGTCATTCCTTGGCCATTAAAGATATCGTTGATTTTACCAACGGCAATAACATCTTTTCCAGCATCTTTTAATGAATCTAAAACAGTTTTACCAAATGGATCTAAGGCATAGTCATGACGGTTTGGTGTACGAGTAAAGTTACCAGGTTCACCAACATAAGGACGAGCAATGATACGACCAATCATGTATGGGTCGTCTTTTGTAATTTCACGAGTGTACTCACAAATTTTGTATAATTCTTCTAAAGGAATAACGTCTTCGTGAGCTGCAATTTGTAACACTGGGTCAGCTGATGTATAAATAATTAACGAACCTGTTTTCATTTGTTCTTCACCAAAATCATCAATAACTTTAGTACCACTATAAGGCTTGTTAGCCCCCATAATAATACCGCGACCTGAAAATTCTGTGATTTTATCTAATAAATCTTGAGGGAATCCTTCTGGGAAAACTCTAAAAGGAGTTTGGATATTTAAGCCAGCAATTTCCCAATGACCTGTCATGGTATCTTTACCAACTGAAATTTCTTCTAATTTAGTCGCATAACCTTGATGGTCTTCTACTGCTTTAACGCCTTTAAGAGGCTCAATTGTTCCTAGACCTAAATTTTCCATATTCGGAATAGTTAATCCTGCATTTTCTGCGATATGACCTAATGTATGACTGCCAACATCACCAAATTTTTCAGCATCTGGTGCTTCTCCAATTCCAACTGAATCAAGTACTACTAAATGAACTCTTTTAAACATAAAGTTCCGCCTTCTTCCAAAAAATTTTTTGTTTATAACAAACGTGCCAAAGATACTTAACTACCCCTGGCACGTTCATAATTATTTTGATTTCACATAAGTTTTACCAATTGCTTTTGGTCCTTGTGATTTACCAATAAATATTACTAGTACAAGTACTGTTAATACGTATGGTGCTGCTTGTAAGTAAACAGCTGGTAATTCTTTAATACCAGGAATTAAGTTACCAATTACAGCTAAACTTTGAGATAATCCAAAGAAGATTGCTGCAAACATAACACTGATTGGATTCCATTTACCAAAGATCATCGCTGCCATCGAAATGAACCCTTGTCCTGCAATTGTCGAAATTGAGAACTGACCTGAGATAGATTGAACCGCAACAGCTCCCCCCATACCACCTAAGAAACCTGAGATTAAAACACCAGCATATTTCATGCCGTAAACATTAATCCCTAAAGTATCTGCAGCTTGTGGGTTTTCACCTACTGAACGTAGTCTTAAACCAAATTTTGTTTTAAAGATAATAAAGTAAGCAAGTAATGCAACTAAAATAGCTACATACGCTGGAGCTGAAGTATCTTTAAAGAAGATTGGTCCAAGAACTGGAATATCTTTTAAAATTGGGAAACTAAATTTACCAAATGTTTGTTTAATCATGTCTGTTTGTCCATGACCATCAAACATCATTTTAGTTAAGAACACTGTAAGTCCTGGTGCCATTAAGTTAATAACAGTACCACTGACAATATGATCTGCACGTAAATTAATTGTTGCTACTGCATGGATTAAAGCGAATAAAACACCAACAAATCCACCAAATAACATTGAAATCCAAGGTGTCGCAGAACCAAAAGTTCCTGCTGTTGAAAGGTTGAATACTGTTGCACTAAATGCACCAACTGTCATAATACCTTCCAAACCAACGTTTACAACACCACTTCGTTCTGAGAAAGTCCCTCCTAAAGCTGTAAAGATTAAAGGAGCTGAGTAAACAAGTGCCGAAGATACAATAATTGCTAACATTGATACCATAACTTAAGCATCTCCTTTCTTAATCTCTTGCTTTTTAGGGCCTATTTTATCAAGTACATAACGAATAGCATAACTAATACCAACGAAGAAGATAATTGAAGCAATAACAATTTCAACGATTTCGTTTGGCACGCCTGCGCTACCTGGCATACTCAATCCTCCGATTTTTAGGACACCAAATAGTAAAGCTGAAACTAAAATACCAATTGGGCTACCGCTACCAAGTAGTGATACCGCCATACCATCAAATCCAATAGTAGGAACTGAACCTAATACATAAAGGTTTTGGAATGTTCCAAGTCCTTCAACAACGCCACCCATACCTGCTAAACCACCAGAGATTAACATGGCTAAAACAATGTTTTTCTTAGCGTTCATACCAGCATATTCTGACGCATCAGGATTTAAACCTACTGATCTTAATTCAAAACCTACTGTTGTACGATTCATTAATACCCATACAACAAAAATCATCACTAGGGCTAAGAAAATCCCCATATTCAGACGAGAACCGCCTGTCATTTGTGTTAAGAAATCTGCTCTTAAACTTGCATTTTGACTAATTTGTTGAGTTGCATCTGCATCTTCTGTGAAGACATTACGAACTAAATGATTACTAATATGTAAAATAGTGTAATTTAACATAATAGTTACGATAACTTCACTTGTTCCAAATTGTGCTTTTAAGAAACCTGCAATACCAGCCCAAATAGCTCCGGCAACTGTTCCTGCGATAATACATAAAGGAACTAAAATTGCTTTAGGTAAATCTGGGAATAACATTGCTAACCAAATTGAAACGATCCATCCAGATAAAGCTTGACCAGACAAACCAATGTTGAAGAATCCAGCTGTATTAGCTACAGCAAAACCTAAACCAGTTAAGATTAAAGGTGTCGCTAAACGAATAACTTCACCAATGTTATATGTACTACCTAAAGCACCATTTAACATTGCGCTATAACCTTCACCTGGGTTATATCCGAATACTAACATAATAATTGCACCTAATAATAATCCGAATACAACGGAAAGAACAGGCACCGCTAAATTTTTAATTGTTGATTGTTTACTACTCACTAGCTCCAGCCCCTTTCCTTACTTCTTCAAGTGGTACACCGGCCATTAAAAGTCCTAATTCTTGTTCATTTGTTTCAGATGCTTTAACGATACCAGTGATATTACCATCAAACATTACGGCAATACGGTCTGACACGTTTAAGATTTCATCTAATTCAAAGCTGACTACCAATACACCTTTACCATTATCACGTTGTTCAATCAAACGTTTATGGATGTACTCAATTGCCCCAACGTCTAGACCACGTGTTGGTTGAGCAACCATTAACATATCAGGGTCACGATTGATTTCTCTAGCAATAATTGCTTTTTGTTGGTTACCACCAGATAGTGCTGATGCTGGAACCAATTCATTTGGTGTTCTAACATCAAACTCTTCGATTAATTTTCTTGCATGGGAATTAATTTCTTTATAATTTAATAACCCGTTTTTACTTAGTGGTTCTTTATAATATGTTTGTAGTGCGATATTTTCTGATAATGTCATCGGTAATACTAATCCAAAGCGATGACGGTCTTCAGGCACGTGTCCCATGCTATTTTCAGTAATTTCACGTGGACGATGGTTAGTCATATCTTTACCATTAATTTCAATCGTTCCACTTTCTACTTTACGCATTCCTGCGATAGCTTGAAGTAACTCACTTTGACCATTACCATCAATACCTGCAATACCAACTACCTCACCAGCATTTACTTCAAGATTTAATCCTTTAACCGCATCTAATCCACGGTTTTCTTTAACAACTAAATCATTAATTTTTAAAACTGGTTTAGTTGGATTTGATGGGCCTTTCGGTGTCTTAAATGACACCGAACGACCTACCATCAAGTCCGCTAATTCTTGTTGAGAAACATCTGC harbors:
- a CDS encoding MerR family transcriptional regulator, with translation MKINHFSKLSNTSVRMLRHYEKVGLLKISRSLENNNYRDYSAKDLQRVAQIKTLQELGFSLSIIKEILEKENISDLDPYFSMQKEYLEEQLKKTEHQQALLHTLSDILVDDQRYLDYHVTLKELPERQVMSLRKTIPSYEQEQMLWNELYQEFLEQNVQFSTPPLGLSIYHNEAYEEDKIDLEIQSSIVGNYTDTEAVHFKTAPKQTIVSTTFHGDFNQMPIVMEALGQWIEANDLVISGPMINIFHVSYAQDKNPDNWITESCLVVSTKEEINNG
- a CDS encoding ClbS/DfsB family four-helix bundle protein; protein product: MARPKNKEELLQQATENFDKLMTLFNNLSDEEKRGTFPFETRDKNCRDTFAHLYEWHQLFINWERENSNGQAKPFLPAPYNWKNYPDMNIKFWEKHQTTSLETAVTQLEKSHQDCLQIIETYTDEELFTKKYYNWTGSTSLGSYAVSATSSHYDWALKTIRKYKKSLK
- a CDS encoding helix-turn-helix domain-containing protein; amino-acid sequence: MNIGEKIKEERLKREWTQEYLSTLLNVSRPTVSSWEVGRNYPDLETIILISDLLEIPLDNLLREDTEIVKDVTKEMKRNKYYRLILKISAAIVLVFLLFNLVLKVNQQRYLSNLKELGWQILQIDKINQTTDKQFELIEGDTDYYVNLASPRIGLKMITRKDNLVIEVKNESHIELIISKDNDPTANENINVKVRKNLILSDKPFDNFQLTSEQTNDSVLDYISKNKKEYQEMIDNTLLKLNEIKKS
- a CDS encoding type 1 glutamine amidotransferase family protein; amino-acid sequence: MKTAIFFLLDDYADWEGAYLSSTLNKKEDWIVKTASIQREVTSIGGFTTKIDFLMDELPKQIDLFIMVGGNSWGIENKALFTLVKNYLEGEVTVGAICGAVDYLARNGLLNDHKHTGNSLYLWESFENYTNGANFMEQQAVRDQQLVTANGTAPNEFTKLILEAIEFDSTEAIEKTMYMNQYGFYNYCEKYGNPFF
- the deoD gene encoding purine-nucleoside phosphorylase; the encoded protein is MSVHIGAKKGDIADKILLPGDPLRAKYIAEKFLENPVCYNEVRGMLGYTGTYKGHKVSVQGTGMGIPSASIYTNELIREYDVKKLMRVGTCGALNEDVHVRDLVLAQAAVTNSAFMKADFPNHTFAPIADYDLLSTAYDVAKEKGFNIHVGNVLSDDSFYKDDLSDTFKLGKHGVLGVEMEAAVLYYLASKYGVQALALMTVSDHMITGEETTSEERQSTFDEMMIVGLETLIKE
- a CDS encoding purine-nucleoside phosphorylase encodes the protein MTLSEKLTETAKYIQGKGVGAIDFGLILGSGLGELADEITDKVVIPYGEIPNFPVSTVVGHAGQLVYGTLSGKKVLAMQGRFHYYEGHSMQTVTFPVRVMKALGADSLVVTNAAGGVNTSFSPGDLMLITDQINYTGDNPLMGLNEDDLGPRFPDMSEAYDKAYGKVAKEVADELKVTLQKGVYMGFSGPTYETPAEVRMSRMLGADAVGMSTVPEVIVANHMSMRVLGITCVTNLAAGMQANLNHEEVVETTERVKADFKELVKRTLERI
- the deoB gene encoding phosphopentomutase, which produces MFKRVHLVVLDSVGIGEAPDAEKFGDVGSHTLGHIAENAGLTIPNMENLGLGTIEPLKGVKAVEDHQGYATKLEEISVGKDTMTGHWEIAGLNIQTPFRVFPEGFPQDLLDKITEFSGRGIIMGANKPYSGTKVIDDFGEEQMKTGSLIIYTSADPVLQIAAHEDVIPLEELYKICEYTREITKDDPYMIGRIIARPYVGEPGNFTRTPNRHDYALDPFGKTVLDSLKDAGKDVIAVGKINDIFNGQGMTDAVRTKSNMDGVDQLLNVMKKDFTGLSFTNLVDFDALFGHRRDVVGYGKALDDFDARLPEIYDAMAEDDLLLITADHGNDPTFPGTDHTREYVPLLAYSKKMTGHGKLNQGFYSDISATIAENFGVPATENGKSFLDQLK
- a CDS encoding ABC transporter permease, encoding MVSMLAIIVSSALVYSAPLIFTALGGTFSERSGVVNVGLEGIMTVGAFSATVFNLSTAGTFGSATPWISMLFGGFVGVLFALIHAVATINLRADHIVSGTVINLMAPGLTVFLTKMMFDGHGQTDMIKQTFGKFSFPILKDIPVLGPIFFKDTSAPAYVAILVALLAYFIIFKTKFGLRLRSVGENPQAADTLGINVYGMKYAGVLISGFLGGMGGAVAVQSISGQFSISTIAGQGFISMAAMIFGKWNPISVMFAAIFFGLSQSLAVIGNLIPGIKELPAVYLQAAPYVLTVLVLVIFIGKSQGPKAIGKTYVKSK
- a CDS encoding ABC transporter permease; its protein translation is MSSKQSTIKNLAVPVLSVVFGLLLGAIIMLVFGYNPGEGYSAMLNGALGSTYNIGEVIRLATPLILTGLGFAVANTAGFFNIGLSGQALSGWIVSIWLAMLFPDLPKAILVPLCIIAGTVAGAIWAGIAGFLKAQFGTSEVIVTIMLNYTILHISNHLVRNVFTEDADATQQISQNASLRADFLTQMTGGSRLNMGIFLALVMIFVVWVLMNRTTVGFELRSVGLNPDASEYAGMNAKKNIVLAMLISGGLAGMGGVVEGLGTFQNLYVLGSVPTIGFDGMAVSLLGSGSPIGILVSALLFGVLKIGGLSMPGSAGVPNEIVEIVIASIIFFVGISYAIRYVLDKIGPKKQEIKKGDA
- a CDS encoding ABC transporter ATP-binding protein, which encodes MKNITKAFGTFKANDNINLQVKKGEIHALLGENGAGKSTLMNILSGLLEPTSGSIHINGKEEKIANPTVANKLGIGMVHQHFMLIDNFTVEENIVLGSEPTKSGVIDKKKAFEDIMAVSDRYGFKIDPNELVSNISVGMQQRVEILKTLYRGAEILIFDEPTAVLTPQEIDELIEIMHGLVNEGKSIVLITHKLDEIKAVADRCTVIRRGQSIDTVNVADVSQQELADLMVGRSVSFKTPKGPSNPTKPVLKINDLVVKENRGLDAVKGLNLEVNAGEVVGIAGIDGNGQSELLQAIAGMRKVESGTIEINGKDMTNHRPREITENSMGHVPEDRHRFGLVLPMTLSENIALQTYYKEPLSKNGLLNYKEINSHARKLIEEFDVRTPNELVPASALSGGNQQKAIIAREINRDPDMLMVAQPTRGLDVGAIEYIHKRLIEQRDNGKGVLVVSFELDEILNVSDRIAVMFDGNITGIVKASETNEQELGLLMAGVPLEEVRKGAGASE